In Streptomyces paludis, the genomic stretch TACCCTCCGCGTACGCCGCGCTCGTCACCGACCGCGCGTCCGGACACGGAAGATGCTTCGCCTCCGTACGGGCGGCCGTCTCGGCCGGCGAGGCGATGCCCGCCGAACTCGGCGAGCGCGTCACCGAACTGCTCGGCGCCCCCGTGCTGGAACAGATCGGCTCCACCGAGGCCGGGCACGCCTTCTGCGCCAACAGCCCCGCCCACAACACCCCGGGCACCGTCGGCCGCCCCGTCCCCGGCTTCGAAGTGGAGCTGCGCGACCGCGCGGGGCGCCCCGTACCGGACGGCGCCGAGGGCGAACTCTGGCTCCGCGGACCGACGGTGACCAGCGGCTATCTGAACCGTCCCGAGGAGACGGCGCGCACCCTCGTGGACGGCTGGCTCGCCACCCGGGACCTGGCCCGGCGCGAACCGGACGGCACCTACCGCCATCTGGGCCGGGCCGACGACATGGAGATGGTCGGCGGCATCACCGTCTCGCCCCTGGAGGTGGAGGCCGTACTGCGCACCCATCCGGCGGTACGGGAAGCCGTCGTCGTCGCCGTGCCCGACGAGCGCGGCGCCACCGGACTGCGCGCGTACGTCGTCACCGCCACCACGGCCCCACCGGGCCTGGAGGCCGAACTCATCACGCTCGCCCGCGGCGCCCTGGCCGCCTTCAAGGTGCCCAGAGCCGTCCACGTCGTGGCGTCGCTGCCCCGCACCCCCACCGGAAAACTCCGCCGCCACCTCGCCCGCCACGGCGCGTGGTGACGGTGGCCGCGACCATGAACACCGCAGAAAGGAACAGGCCCGTGCGACAGCCGCAGCCCATGCTCTCCGATCGTGGTTTCTACCTGGGTCCCCTCTTCGAGCAGGCGGCCGCCCGGCACGGAGCCGTCCCGGTCACCCTGGACCGTCCGCTCGACATCAGCCCCGGACTCGGGCTCGACCTCAGCTATCCGGTGCTGGCCGGCCTGGTCGAGGAGCTGTCCGGCCGGCTGTGGGAGGCCGGCGTCCGGCCGTCCGAGCAGGTCGCCGTCCACAAGACGGACAACGCCGACATCGCCCTGCTGGCCTGCGCGGTCTCCCGGATCGGCGCCGTCCCCGT encodes the following:
- a CDS encoding AMP-binding protein, coding for MTPPPTAAGNLAARLAALAEHRGWTSRPAFHQDHRTWTHGEVHGLAARAASVLAGHGVRPGDRVLLALPDSLAWVTAFLAVARLGAVAVLVNPELPPDEIDFMAKDADAALCVTGPGPAERFAGRARLGGDQLVALTPDAPPATDAHPAGPRTPLYIQYTSGTTGPPKGVVHGHGDPETYHTLIGDRLLRITEDDVTLSVSKLFYAYGFGNAFVFPLFSGSSAVLVDHRPNPAAVDELVARHRVTLLYSVPSAYAALVTDRASGHGRCFASVRAAVSAGEAMPAELGERVTELLGAPVLEQIGSTEAGHAFCANSPAHNTPGTVGRPVPGFEVELRDRAGRPVPDGAEGELWLRGPTVTSGYLNRPEETARTLVDGWLATRDLARREPDGTYRHLGRADDMEMVGGITVSPLEVEAVLRTHPAVREAVVVAVPDERGATGLRAYVVTATTAPPGLEAELITLARGALAAFKVPRAVHVVASLPRTPTGKLRRHLARHGAW